One window of Equus caballus isolate H_3958 breed thoroughbred chromosome 3, TB-T2T, whole genome shotgun sequence genomic DNA carries:
- the CXCL2 gene encoding C-X-C motif chemokine 2 precursor, producing the protein MARAATATASCAPRLLRAALLLLLLVAATRRAAGAPVVSELRCQCLQTVQGIHFKNIQSVKVTPAGSHCAQTEVIATLKNGQEVCLNPEAPMVKKMIEKMLNKGSSD; encoded by the exons ATGGCCCGCGCCGCCACCGCCACCGCGTCCTGCGCTCCCCGGCTCCTCCGGGCCGcgctgctgctcctgctcctggTCGCCGCCACCCGGCGCGCGGCAG GGGCGCCCGTGGTCAGTGAACTGCGCTGCCAGTGCTTGCAGACCGTGCAGGGGATTCACTTCAAGAACATCCAGAGCGTGAAGGTGACGCCGGCGGGCTCCCACTGCGCCCAAACCGAAGTCAT AGCCACTCTCAAGAATGGACAGGAAGTTTGTCTCAACCCTGAAGCCCCCATGGTTAAGAAAATGATCGAAAAGATGCTAAACAA GGGCAGCTCCGACTGA